The DNA region CCGGAAAAATACACCAAACTTGGAGGTAAAATCCCGAAAGGCGTCTTGCTTGTTGGCCCTCCCGGTACTGGTAAAACGCTGTTGGCCAAGTCGGTAGCCGGCGAAGCCCACGTGCCCTTCTTTTCCATATCGGGTTCCGACTTTGTTGAGATGTTTGTGGGGGTGGGCGCCTCGCGCGTGCGCGACCTGTTCAAGCAAGCCAAAGAAAAATCGCCCTGCATCATCTTCATCGACGAGATTGATGCAATTGGCAGGGCGCGTGGCAAAAACCCGGCCACCGGCGCCAACGATGAACGCGAAAACACATTGAACCAGCTGCTTACCGAAATGGACGGCTTTTCCACCAACTCAGGTGTGATTGTGCTGGCTGCTACCAACCGTGCCGACATCCTCGACCGCGCCCTGATGCGTGCCGGCAGGTTCGACAGGCAGATCTATGTGGAATTGCCCGACCTGGAAGGCCGCAAGGAAATTTTTGCCGTACACATGCGCAATCTGAAACTCGACAGCAGTGTGGACAGGGACTTTCTGGCCAAGCAAACCCCCGGATTTTCGGGTGCCGACATTGCCAATGTGTGCAACGAAGCTGCCCTGATTGCTGCACGTCACAACCACGAGATGATTACCAAGCAGGACTTCATGGACGCCATCGACAGAATCATAGGCGGATTGGAGAAGAAAAACAAAATCATCTCGCCCAACGAAAAGAAAGTGGTTGCATACCACGAAGCCGGCCACGCCACAGTAAGTTGGCTGCTCGAGCATGCCCACCCGCTTGTAAAAGTAACCATTGTGCCCCGTGGCCGTTCGCTTGGAGCAGCCTGGTATCTGCCCGAAGAAAGAGCCATCGTAACTTACGAGCAAATGTTCGACGAAATGGTAGCTACGCTTGGGGGCCGGGCTGCAGAACAGGTCATTTTCGGCAGAGTGTCCACCGGCGCACTCAGCGACCTTGAGAAAGTAACCAAACAGGCCTATGCCATGGTTACCTACTACGGCCTGAGCAAAAGGCTGGGCAACATCAGTTTCTACGACTCCACCGGCCAGAACGAATTTGCTTTCAGCAAGCCATTCAGCGAAAAAACCAACGAAATCATTGATGAGGAAATCAGTTCGCTGGTTGAATCTGCTTACCAGAGAGCAGTACAATTGCTCGAAGAAAATAAAGAAGGACTGATCAGATTGGCAGAAAAACTGCTTGAGAAAGAAGTTATTTTCAGCGAAGACCTTGAAGCGATCTTCGGCAAGCGGCCCTGGCAACCAGAACCTGCCCAGCAGAACGTAGGCACGCCGGCTGCTCAACCAGAAACTGAGCCAGCCAACGAACCGGTAGCGGCCGAAGAACCAAACCAAAACCCGTCAGCCCATGAACATGAAAGACAGCACACCCAAGGAACAAATCCTGGCTAACATACGTAACGCTCTGATTGACAAGGCCACCAATGCCCACCCCGGAGTGGAAATGCAGGGACCTGTGTTCAAAGCTGCCGATCCCGACGAATCGCCGGACATCGTATTTGCCGACATGTTTTCGGAAGCAGGAGGTCAGTTTATTTATTGCGAAAACGAGTCGGTGATGGCCGATCTGCTTCAGCAGCTCATGCATAGCCGTGGTTGGACTGCCCTATGGTGCAAAAGCGAGCGCCTGGCCAATTTTCTCGAAGCTGCCGAGATCCCGTT from Bacteroidota bacterium includes:
- the ftsH gene encoding ATP-dependent zinc metalloprotease FtsH; the encoded protein is MSQDNSNKTPKKPLSRENGDKPRFNFYWIYGILAVVFLLIQFYNWEPGPQQINKGELLRMLQNGDVQRIDLVNREIAEIYVKPDKIDLYLPKDEQGKNQERPLAPNKPHFTYQIGEVGAFERDVAQAQEGQENPIYVNNITRRNWTTEILGWIFPLLLLIGVWFFIMRMMSRGAGGAGGQIFNIGKSKAQLFDKNTMVNVTFKDVAGLDEAKVEIMEIVDFLRNPEKYTKLGGKIPKGVLLVGPPGTGKTLLAKSVAGEAHVPFFSISGSDFVEMFVGVGASRVRDLFKQAKEKSPCIIFIDEIDAIGRARGKNPATGANDERENTLNQLLTEMDGFSTNSGVIVLAATNRADILDRALMRAGRFDRQIYVELPDLEGRKEIFAVHMRNLKLDSSVDRDFLAKQTPGFSGADIANVCNEAALIAARHNHEMITKQDFMDAIDRIIGGLEKKNKIISPNEKKVVAYHEAGHATVSWLLEHAHPLVKVTIVPRGRSLGAAWYLPEERAIVTYEQMFDEMVATLGGRAAEQVIFGRVSTGALSDLEKVTKQAYAMVTYYGLSKRLGNISFYDSTGQNEFAFSKPFSEKTNEIIDEEISSLVESAYQRAVQLLEENKEGLIRLAEKLLEKEVIFSEDLEAIFGKRPWQPEPAQQNVGTPAAQPETEPANEPVAAEEPNQNPSAHEHERQHTQGTNPG